In one window of Geotrypetes seraphini chromosome 3, aGeoSer1.1, whole genome shotgun sequence DNA:
- the TMEM151B gene encoding transmembrane protein 151B, giving the protein MPPPASAAATTSASSTSSVHQEEAEGGREEQRPVTQSLSKSLCRESHWKCLLLSLLMYSCMGAITWCHVTKVTRLTFDSAYKGKSMMYHDSPCSNGYIYIPLAFLVMLYVVYLVECWHCHSRNELQYKVDLESVHERVQRMQQATPCIWWKAISYHYVRRTRQVTRYRNGDAYTTTQVYHERVNTHVAEAEFDYANCGVKDISKDLMEMENYPVTRLRVTKCFSFANVESENSYLTQRARFFTENEGLDDYMEAREGMHLKNVDFKEYMVAFSDPDNLPWYVSHYVFWMAALFTLSWPLRVLNEYRTSFVHYHVEKLFGFDYVPVTPTEERSFCRRIPRVNTIDSTELEWHIRSNQQLVPSYSEAVLMDLVGLTSCTRYSACRYAGRYRQNCERCHRTISSSSIFSRSALSICNGSPRLPFSGSRFSLGRLYGSRRSCLWQSRSESLNEQSCPTEQTPLSSQVTVEEEPPPYQDALYFPVLIVHRNEGCINHDQHRIHRNGACVETSL; this is encoded by the coding sequence CAAAGGCCCGTGACACAGTCACTCAGCAAATCGCTGTGCAGGGAGTCCCACTGGAAGTGTCtgctgctctcccttctcatgtACAGCTGCATGGGAGCCATTACATGGTGCCATGTGACCAAAGTCACTAGGCTGACCTTCGACAGTGCCTATAAAGGAAAGTCCATGATGTACCATGATAGTCCCTGCTCCAATGGGTACATTTACATCCCACTGGCTTTCCTCGTGATGCTGTATGTGGTTTATCTGGTGGAGTGCTGGCACTGCCACAGCAGAAACGAGCTCCAGTACAAGGTGGACTTGGAAAGTGTACACGAGCGGGTGCAAAGGATGCAGCAGGCCACCCCGTGCATTTGGTGGAAAGCTATCAGCTACCACTACGTGAGGCGAACACGGCAAGTCACCCGTTATAGGAATGGAGATGCCTATACCACCACACAAGTGTACCATGAGAGAGTCAACACCCATGTGGCTGAAGCAGAGTTTGACTATGCGAACTGCGGGGTCAAAGATATCTCCAAGGACTTAATGGAAATGGAAAATTACCCAGTGACCAGATTACGGGTTACCAAATGCTTCAGTTTTGCTAATGTGGAATCTGAGAACTCTTATCTTACCCAGCGGGCTAGATTCTTCACTGAGAATGAAGGGCTGGATGATTACATGGAAGCCAGAGAAGGAATGCATCTCAAGAATGTGGACTTCAAAGAATACATGGTTGCATTTTCTGACCCTGACAACTTGCCGTGGTATGTTTCCCATTATGTGTTTTGGATGGCTGCCCTCTTCACCCTTTCTTGGCCTCTGAGAGTTCTGAATGAATATCGTACTTCCTTTGTCCATTACCATGTGGAGAAGCTCTTTGGTTTTGACTATGTACCAGTGACACCAACAGAAGAACGTTCATTTTGCCGGAGGATACCAAGGGTAAACACAATTGACAGCACTGAGTTAGAATGGCACATCCGATCTAATCAACAGCTGGTACCCAGCTATTCAGAAGCTGTACTAATGGATTTGGTGGGCCTTACCTCTTGTACCAGGTACTCAGCATGTCGGTATGCAGGGAGGTATAGACAGAATTGTGAGCGTTGCCACAGGACTATTAGTAGTTCTTCCATCTTCTCCAGGAGCGCCCTAAGCATCTGCAACGGCAGTCCCAGATTGCCTTTTAGTGGAAGCCGCTTCTCTCTGGGACGGCTCTATGGATCTCGTCGCAGCTGCCTATGGCAGAGTCGGAGTGAGAGCCTGAATGAACAGAGCTGTCCCACTGAGCAAACTCCTCTCTCCAGCCAGGTCACAGTGGAAGAGGAACCTCCTCCATATCAGGATGCCCTCTACTTCCCTGTACTCATTGTACATCGCAATGAGGGCTGCATCAATCATGACCAGCATCGTATCCACCGCAATGGAGCCTGTGTGGAGACCTCACTGTGA